Proteins encoded in a region of the Populus alba chromosome 13, ASM523922v2, whole genome shotgun sequence genome:
- the LOC118054033 gene encoding uncharacterized protein — MSKRFYLLLVWNLKNIISVSAAKPSSPSKLTSSKILGCFFIFLKVGEEEIVKEKMLKTSMNPTRSCSDHCAAGSIEEKDAMRVWLELKQNGFLSPSPLPLSASKPRPAPMPNKKRERHRNAGFSEKPELAKVRRVDGLTKVAVSASGLLKKINPGTTPSVGMLPTPKKHSEMRRIGVPNGFLKVLKVEPTNMYSRISPPCGLLNEFNPGIINRIRSSKQVFSVIRDFVRRDTLENIDIPSKQEKRSGENDVIGCPNSSSGSDQLGLCSKGPSDHLCVKTEYDEEVGDLGIAVRRDKDELKSSLSSVTASENASSSVLDEVSASTARGSSLSLEDATAASQWLQCLHHDITWRLEASMRGRTRIQNAIQRELPALMLKEFSDDQETDFLAAKRFVSLNMDVHKAKWINQFDRMDKTPNEEADRLVGN; from the exons ATGTCAAAAAGGTTCTATTTACTCCTTGTttggaatttgaaaaatataatctcAGTCTCTGCTGCTAAACCCTCAAGCCCTTCAAAACTCACCTCTTCCAAGATCTTgggttgcttttttatttttcttaaag TTGGTGAAGAAGAAATTGTAAAGGAAAAGATGTTAAAGACTTCAATGAACCCGACACGCAGTTGTTCAG ATCATTGTGCTGCTGGTTCGATTGAGGAAAAGGATGCTATGAGAGTTTGGCTCGAATTGAAACAAAATGGATTTCTCTCGCCTTCGCCATTGCCTCTGTCTGCCTCAAAACCAAGGCCTGCTCCGATGCCAAATAAGAAGCGAGAGAGGCACAGAAATGCTGGGTTTAGTGAAAAACCGGAGCTTGCAAAGGTGCGGCGAGTTGATGGGTTGACTAAGGTTGCTGTGTCTGCTTCTGGATTGCTCAAGAAAATTAATCCAGGGACCACACCTTCCGTTGGCATGCTGCCAACGCCAAAAAAGCACAGTGAGATGCGTAGGATTGGTGTACCAAATGGATTTTTGAAGGTTTTAAAGGTAGAACCGACTAACATGTACTCTCGGATCTCTCCACCATGTGGGTTGCTTAATGAGTTCAATCCAGGGATCATAAATAGGATACGAAGCAGTAAACAGGTATTTTCAGTGATTCGCGATTTTGTTAGAAGAGATACGTTAGAAAATATTGACATCCCAAGTAAGCAGGAAAAGAGATCTGGTGAAAATGATGTGATTGGATGCCCAAATAGTTCGTCAGGAAGTGACCAACTGGGATTATGTTCAAAGGGCCCGAGTGACCATTTGTGTGTGAAAACAGAATATGATGAAGAGGTTGGTGATTTGGGGATAGCTGTGAGAAGGGACAAAGATGAATTGAAGTCATCCCTATCTTCAGTTACAGCATCTGAAAATGCAAGCAGTTCTGTTCTTGATGAGGTGTCAGCAAGCACAGCAAGgggttcttctctttctctagAAG ATGCTACTGCAGCTTCTCAATGGTTGCAATGTCTTCACCACGACATCACATGGCGTCTTGAAG CATCGATGCGTGGTAGAACGAGGATTCAAAATGCAATCCAGAGAGAATTGCCTGCCCTTATGCTCAAAGAATTTTCAGATGACCAAGAAACTGATTTCTTGGCTGCCAAAAGGTTTGTTTCTTTAAACATGGATGTCCATAAAGCAAAGTGGATTAATCAGTTTGATCGGATGGATAAGACACCCAATGAAGAGGCGGATCGACTGGTCGGGAATTAA